The Methanococcus voltae genome window below encodes:
- a CDS encoding tRNA pseudouridine(54/55) synthase Pus10: protein MDYENKILQKYNLCNRCYGRIYAKLMRMGNKDRGTSIKTVIAMNFEEKLKDLIEEKNNLIDIISNSQDINENEEIDENTKNNEDTENKADDKSQSNEEKIQEIDEKINIIKENLTLLRKTGLNGIKNEYIIEELLKDDITREENESEENESNIFLTPEQKCPWCKDVFNIQNLEEIADKIVEALSEYEFDRFLIGTRLPKRIKELEKDLETTFNEKNTESLRNEFGRELGKILTKKLEKPVDKETPDIVVMVNPYNQKIYLQINPIFIKGRYRKTKRGIPQSHWDCRSCRGKGCEKCNFTGKQYPTSVEEIIAEPVMNIAKGSGEALHAAGREDIDVKMLGKGRPFVIEVKEPKVRKMDLLKIMDEINKIEGVEVSDLEYGVKNDVRFFKNEPHTKTYCALVSIVDEELENHDFENDKIVELSEKLENLRIDQRTPHRVSHRRADLVRVRNIYKAWCEPIDEKSFKLTVYCDGGLYIKELISGDEGRTKPSISEILDIPCYCKLLTVMEVHDENNPANY from the coding sequence ATGGATTATGAAAACAAGATATTACAAAAATATAATTTATGTAATAGATGCTATGGCAGAATTTATGCCAAATTAATGAGAATGGGCAACAAAGATAGAGGAACTTCGATAAAAACCGTCATAGCAATGAATTTTGAGGAAAAACTTAAAGATTTAATTGAAGAAAAAAATAACTTAATTGATATAATTTCAAATTCTCAAGATATTAATGAAAATGAAGAAATTGATGAAAATACTAAAAATAATGAAGATACTGAAAATAAAGCTGATGACAAAAGTCAAAGTAATGAAGAAAAAATTCAGGAAATTGATGAAAAAATAAACATAATTAAAGAAAATTTAACACTTTTGAGAAAAACAGGATTAAACGGAATTAAAAACGAGTATATAATTGAAGAATTGCTAAAAGACGATATAACCCGGGAGGAAAATGAATCGGAGGAAAATGAATCTAACATATTTTTAACACCAGAACAGAAATGTCCCTGGTGTAAAGATGTATTTAATATTCAAAATCTTGAAGAAATAGCTGATAAAATAGTAGAAGCCCTTTCAGAATACGAATTCGACCGTTTTTTAATAGGTACACGTCTTCCAAAAAGAATAAAAGAATTAGAAAAAGATTTAGAAACTACATTCAATGAAAAAAATACGGAAAGTTTAAGAAACGAATTTGGCCGGGAACTTGGAAAAATTTTAACCAAAAAATTAGAAAAACCGGTGGATAAAGAAACTCCTGACATTGTAGTTATGGTAAATCCATATAATCAAAAAATATACTTACAAATAAACCCGATATTTATCAAAGGACGATACAGAAAAACCAAAAGAGGAATTCCGCAAAGTCATTGGGATTGTAGAAGTTGTAGAGGAAAGGGTTGTGAAAAATGTAATTTCACAGGTAAGCAATACCCGACCTCTGTTGAGGAGATAATTGCAGAACCAGTTATGAATATCGCAAAAGGTAGTGGAGAAGCATTACACGCTGCAGGGCGTGAAGATATAGATGTAAAAATGCTTGGAAAAGGTAGACCATTTGTTATTGAAGTAAAAGAACCTAAAGTTAGAAAAATGGATTTACTCAAAATTATGGACGAAATAAATAAAATTGAAGGCGTAGAAGTTTCTGATTTAGAATATGGTGTGAAAAATGATGTAAGATTCTTCAAAAATGAACCTCACACAAAAACTTATTGTGCATTGGTGTCAATTGTGGATGAAGAACTCGAAAATCACGACTTTGAAAATGACAAGATAGTAGAATTATCTGAAAAACTTGAAAATTTAAGAATTGACCAACGAACGCCTCACAGAGTGTCTCACAGGCGTGCAGATTTGGTAAGAGTTAGAAACATATATAAAGCTTGGTGCGAACCTATTGATGAAAAATCATTTAAACTAACCGTTTATTGTGATGGTGGTTTATATATCAAGGAATTAATTAGCGGAGACGAAGGAAGAACTAAACCTTCAATATCTGAAATTTTAGACATTCCTTGCTATTGTAAATTACTTACAGTCATGGAAGTACATGATGAAAACAATCCTGCAAATTATTAA
- a CDS encoding 50S ribosomal protein L21e — translation MQKSEGFRSKTRYKLKKHPRQRGLFPLTRALRVYKIGETVHVVLDPSVQKGMPHPKFHGKTGKVVAQRGSSYLVKVKDGGKYKDIIARPQHLRESKA, via the coding sequence ATGCAAAAAAGCGAAGGATTTAGAAGCAAAACAAGATATAAATTAAAAAAACACCCAAGACAAAGAGGATTGTTCCCTTTAACTAGAGCTTTAAGAGTTTACAAAATAGGAGAAACAGTTCACGTTGTGTTAGACCCTTCAGTACAAAAAGGTATGCCACACCCTAAATTCCACGGTAAAACTGGTAAAGTTGTTGCTCAAAGAGGTAGTTCATACTTAGTTAAAGTTAAAGATGGTGGAAAATACAAAGATATCATCGCAAGACCTCAACATTTGAGAGAATCAAAGGCATAA
- a CDS encoding precorrin-2 dehydrogenase/sirohydrochlorin ferrochelatase family protein: protein MIPFFLDLKNFKVLVFGYGDVSKRRILKLIESNANIDVYSQENPFNISKKYNYEFISYTACNISKLTTYELENLIKKYDIIITCVDKKNNKRIVEISKNLKKMVSSSTFEPEINFIIPAFFKKDDICFSIYTGGKSPLIAREVRKLVQNYLSDYKSEIELQEQIRNLLKDNTLSYSKTDADDNLNFKNQIDRKEILELAFKDEKFKGKILNLIEEYFKNNQDSKIKKIIKNNTKDNNQN, encoded by the coding sequence ATGATTCCATTTTTTTTAGACTTAAAAAACTTCAAAGTACTTGTTTTTGGATATGGGGATGTTTCAAAACGAAGAATTTTAAAATTAATAGAAAGTAATGCAAATATTGATGTATATTCTCAAGAAAACCCGTTTAATATATCTAAAAAGTATAATTATGAGTTTATAAGTTATACCGCTTGCAATATAAGTAAATTAACTACATACGAATTGGAAAATCTAATAAAAAAATACGATATTATTATAACCTGCGTTGATAAAAAAAATAACAAAAGAATAGTGGAAATTTCCAAAAATTTAAAGAAAATGGTATCTTCATCTACTTTTGAACCAGAAATAAACTTTATTATTCCTGCATTCTTTAAAAAAGACGATATTTGTTTTTCAATATATACGGGGGGCAAAAGTCCATTAATCGCCCGAGAAGTTAGAAAATTAGTTCAAAATTACCTGTCGGATTATAAATCGGAAATAGAACTACAAGAACAAATTCGAAATTTATTAAAGGATAATACATTAAGTTATTCTAAAACAGATGCAGATGATAACCTTAATTTTAAAAATCAAATCGATAGGAAAGAAATATTAGAATTAGCATTTAAAGATGAAAAATTTAAAGGAAAAATTTTAAATTTAATAGAAGAATATTTTAAAAATAACCAAGATAGCAAAATTAAAAAAATAATAAAAAATAATACTAAGGATAATAATCAAAATTAA
- a CDS encoding RNA polymerase Rpb4 family protein, whose amino-acid sequence MVNKMIGKKLLAEQYTTIANATEIMNARAVIDEMSYENGCALDYLNKFSVLTKEEAEELYKELIGLNVEKKDAMKIIDILPVDMEDLKAVFYKKDVPENAEDILDAICKLI is encoded by the coding sequence TTGGTGAATAAAATGATTGGTAAAAAATTATTGGCTGAACAATATACCACAATTGCTAATGCTACAGAAATTATGAACGCAAGAGCAGTTATTGACGAAATGTCATATGAAAATGGTTGTGCATTAGATTATTTAAACAAGTTTTCAGTATTAACAAAAGAAGAAGCTGAAGAGTTATACAAAGAACTTATAGGGTTAAATGTGGAAAAAAAAGACGCTATGAAAATTATAGACATATTACCTGTTGATATGGAAGATTTAAAAGCAGTATTCTACAAAAAAGACGTCCCTGAAAATGCAGAAGATATATTGGATGCAATCTGTAAATTAATCTAA
- a CDS encoding DUF655 domain-containing protein — MQKTRKNYKREFEDYAYVLDFLPYGHCEDTRPSYKKRGLVQAFGEKNFVLMELELKNNIDVELAEKLYIGKHNREKVSHVLKMLKYEELSRTSKLELVYVIKEAIFNQEGRFINFLNSCDAISSRLHSLQILPSIGKTAMWKIIEEREKKPFESFDDFEKRVHKHNIVEVIAQRIEEELKEPQKYYLFVRWKNNINK; from the coding sequence ATGCAAAAAACCCGTAAAAATTACAAAAGAGAATTTGAAGATTACGCTTATGTATTGGATTTTTTACCATACGGACATTGTGAAGATACAAGACCCAGTTATAAAAAAAGGGGCTTAGTACAGGCTTTTGGTGAAAAAAACTTTGTATTGATGGAATTAGAATTAAAAAATAATATTGATGTTGAATTAGCAGAAAAATTATATATTGGCAAACATAATCGTGAGAAAGTAAGCCATGTTTTAAAAATGTTGAAATATGAAGAATTATCAAGAACTTCTAAATTAGAATTGGTTTATGTAATAAAAGAAGCAATTTTTAATCAGGAAGGTAGGTTTATAAATTTTTTAAATAGTTGTGATGCAATAAGCTCAAGATTACATTCCTTACAAATACTACCCAGTATTGGAAAAACTGCAATGTGGAAAATAATTGAAGAAAGAGAAAAAAAGCCATTTGAAAGCTTTGACGATTTTGAAAAAAGAGTTCATAAACATAATATTGTAGAAGTAATTGCTCAAAGAATCGAAGAAGAACTAAAAGAACCACAAAAATACTATTTATTTGTAAGATGGAAAAATAATATTAACAAATAA
- the hemA gene encoding glutamyl-tRNA reductase, producing the protein MLLFKADHKTFSIDELEKLRQNEEEFYKKHKHCILVQTCNRIEIYFDDLQYQCIKECKKGLNNDQYMAKLLEEFKNFQIIQGKDAIIHFLKVACGIESMVLGEDQILGQIKRSLQTSKEKGKCSKYLEMVFLKAIHVGQRVRVETKINEGSVSIGSAALELVEKNFGLDNKNVLLIGAGEMGTLVAKTLAEKNIKAVIISNRTYERAERLAKELKGIAINFDKLKEAINYSDIIICATASPHTILHKKDIEDIQKSNSVSAKIIVDIANPRDVEESVSELENIILYTIDNLREVSDTNLQKRMDEMPKVYEIITQEYEILLKNLEKLDIEEILKDLNNYLEEIRVKELNKALNLVKNNPEKAEEIFKNFSKSITKKISHDYVNYSCNTSKDKLINSIWWKNEQYKK; encoded by the coding sequence ATGTTATTGTTTAAAGCCGACCATAAAACTTTTTCAATTGACGAATTAGAAAAATTAAGACAAAATGAAGAAGAATTTTACAAAAAACATAAGCATTGTATATTGGTACAAACCTGCAATAGGATAGAAATATATTTTGATGATTTACAATACCAATGCATTAAAGAATGTAAAAAAGGACTAAACAATGACCAATATATGGCTAAATTACTTGAAGAATTCAAAAATTTTCAAATTATCCAAGGTAAAGACGCAATCATACATTTCTTAAAAGTAGCTTGTGGTATTGAATCGATGGTACTTGGGGAAGACCAAATTCTTGGACAGATTAAACGAAGTTTACAAACATCTAAAGAAAAAGGAAAATGTAGTAAATACTTAGAAATGGTTTTTTTAAAGGCTATCCATGTTGGTCAGCGAGTTAGGGTAGAAACTAAAATAAATGAAGGTAGTGTCTCTATTGGCAGTGCAGCATTGGAATTAGTTGAAAAAAACTTTGGTTTAGACAATAAAAATGTATTATTAATTGGTGCAGGGGAAATGGGGACTTTAGTTGCTAAAACACTTGCTGAAAAAAATATAAAAGCAGTTATAATATCTAACCGTACTTATGAACGTGCAGAAAGGCTTGCAAAAGAATTAAAAGGTATTGCAATTAATTTTGATAAATTAAAAGAAGCCATAAATTACAGCGATATAATCATATGTGCTACGGCATCACCACATACGATATTGCATAAAAAAGATATAGAAGATATCCAAAAATCTAACTCCGTGAGTGCTAAGATTATAGTTGATATAGCGAATCCTCGTGATGTAGAAGAAAGTGTTTCAGAGCTCGAAAACATTATATTGTATACAATCGATAACTTAAGGGAAGTTTCAGATACCAATTTGCAAAAAAGAATGGATGAAATGCCAAAAGTATATGAAATCATAACTCAAGAATATGAAATATTACTTAAAAATCTTGAAAAATTAGATATAGAGGAAATATTAAAAGATTTAAATAATTATTTAGAAGAAATTAGAGTTAAGGAATTAAATAAAGCTCTAAACTTAGTCAAAAATAACCCTGAAAAAGCCGAAGAAATATTTAAAAACTTTTCAAAATCAATTACTAAAAAAATTTCTCACGATTATGTAAATTATTCATGCAATACATCCAAAGATAAACTTATTAACTCTATTTGGTGGAAAAATGAACAATATAAAAAATAA
- a CDS encoding glycosyltransferase family 4 protein: protein MKILIPTIYHPYPGGISTHVENLIKNINLIIQENKKENDDLTYKKIEFHILNYKKTENMEKIDFDKKKKNQNDIKNVIIHEIPFIKKLRGPTYFLNGYKEGSKIIEDNDINLIHSHYAFPQGFLGAKLSNKYKIPHILTLHGSDVMKLSKNPVGKPFFKYAIKNSTGIICISKYLKKEIQNEQNILKITQLYNGINLELFNNKNISDENYGLYVGAFVGQKGINTLINSIIQINQQIGTKNNFKYKLVGSGKKINEIKELIKKNNLNNIEILGQKSQFEVSELIKKCSFLVLPSNSEGMGIVLLEAMACQKPVIGTSIGGIPELITENYNGYIVKSGDSDSLANSILKLIENPKIRAEFGNNGYILSKKYSWKNNAEETLKLYHKLTNCKVNEKL from the coding sequence TTGAAAATATTAATTCCTACGATATATCATCCTTATCCAGGTGGAATATCCACACATGTTGAAAATTTAATTAAAAATATAAATCTAATTATTCAAGAAAATAAAAAAGAAAATGACGATTTAACTTATAAAAAAATTGAATTTCACATATTAAATTATAAAAAAACGGAAAATATGGAAAAAATAGACTTTGATAAAAAAAAGAAAAATCAAAACGATATTAAAAACGTAATTATCCATGAAATCCCATTTATTAAAAAATTAAGGGGTCCTACTTACTTTTTAAATGGGTATAAAGAAGGCTCTAAAATAATCGAAGATAATGATATAAACTTAATACATAGCCATTACGCATTTCCGCAGGGATTTTTAGGGGCTAAATTGAGTAATAAATATAAAATACCACATATTTTAACATTACACGGTAGTGATGTTATGAAATTGTCAAAAAACCCCGTGGGAAAACCATTTTTTAAATACGCCATTAAAAATAGTACGGGAATAATTTGCATAAGTAAATATTTAAAAAAAGAAATTCAAAATGAACAAAACATTTTAAAAATCACCCAATTATACAATGGAATAAATTTAGAACTATTTAATAACAAAAACATTTCTGACGAGAATTATGGATTATATGTAGGAGCTTTTGTGGGGCAAAAAGGTATTAATACATTAATTAACTCCATAATACAAATAAACCAACAAATTGGGACTAAAAATAATTTTAAATACAAATTAGTAGGAAGCGGAAAAAAAATTAATGAAATTAAAGAATTAATTAAAAAGAATAATTTAAACAATATTGAAATACTCGGGCAAAAAAGCCAGTTTGAAGTTTCCGAACTAATTAAAAAGTGTAGCTTTTTAGTTTTACCATCTAACTCCGAAGGTATGGGTATTGTACTATTAGAAGCTATGGCCTGCCAAAAACCAGTGATTGGTACATCTATCGGAGGAATTCCAGAATTGATTACTGAAAATTATAATGGTTATATCGTAAAATCAGGCGATAGTGATTCTTTAGCAAATTCTATCTTAAAACTCATTGAAAATCCTAAAATTAGGGCAGAATTTGGAAATAATGGATATATACTCTCAAAAAAATACTCTTGGAAAAATAATGCCGAAGAAACCTTAAAATTATATCATAAATTAACAAATTGTAAAGTTAATGAAAAGTTATGA